One stretch of Natronolimnobius baerhuensis DNA includes these proteins:
- a CDS encoding FxsA family protein produces MLRWILALLFIPFLDAVLLAIVVSQTSYLGWVGMVLLVVLTGLVGMLFVRMEGRRTLGKMQQSLAQGQPPTNELLDGGLLIAAGAFLLTPGLVTDAIGFMLVLPITRIPIRAGLKRFVIVPYADKKTDGLASGVVWTYGFPDEDAPGSATGTAGSSSAGTAGSSGTAGTYDLGSDSYTVEGENDSSERYRVDLGDGSTHDADEDSESDDGDGVSR; encoded by the coding sequence ATGCTCCGGTGGATCCTCGCGTTGTTGTTCATCCCGTTTCTCGACGCCGTCTTGCTGGCTATCGTAGTCAGTCAGACGTCGTATCTCGGCTGGGTCGGGATGGTCTTGCTCGTCGTCCTGACAGGTCTCGTCGGGATGTTATTCGTGCGTATGGAGGGCCGTCGAACCCTCGGGAAGATGCAACAGTCGCTCGCACAGGGCCAGCCGCCGACGAACGAACTGCTCGACGGCGGGCTACTCATCGCCGCCGGTGCGTTCCTGTTGACGCCCGGGCTGGTCACCGACGCGATTGGATTCATGCTCGTGCTTCCGATAACGCGAATTCCCATCCGTGCCGGCCTCAAGCGCTTCGTGATCGTCCCCTACGCGGACAAGAAAACGGACGGCCTCGCAAGCGGCGTCGTCTGGACCTACGGCTTCCCGGATGAGGATGCGCCAGGTAGCGCAACCGGCACTGCCGGCTCGAGTTCCGCTGGAACCGCTGGAAGCTCCGGCACTGCCGGAACCTACGACCTCGGCAGTGATTCCTATACTGTTGAAGGTGAGAACGACTCGAGCGAGCGCTATCGCGTCGATCTTGGCGATGGGAGTACGCACGATGCGGATGAGGATTCGGAATCGGACGATGGCGATGGGGTTTCTCGGTAG
- a CDS encoding anthranilate phosphoribosyltransferase yields MARTSQEFGDWPLKRLMTEVVGSGPKSADDMTHEQAREALQRIFAGEPEETTLGAFWLANRWKRNTPEELAGYTDVMREESVITAEPDCDPVDCGANYDGKHTSALLGVGAGVVAAAAGTPVVVHSGDGVPTQKETAYKHVLDELGVRTDLEPDESATMVDETGFGFYYQPAFNPAIDALFDRRDEMGVRTFINTIETVANPANADVHLGSFYHLAFAKKLTSLIQESTELEYSRAIFFQGMEGYDDIRPGYTKVAEWDEQTDGLEDFEIETADYGMEMDSDDLEVDDVRADSATITEAVLAGDREGHFADAIALNAAFRIYARDDVPDLETGLEQARSVIDDGSAAAVLEDLRAF; encoded by the coding sequence ATGGCACGGACATCACAGGAATTCGGTGACTGGCCGCTCAAACGGCTCATGACCGAGGTCGTCGGCTCTGGGCCAAAATCCGCCGACGACATGACCCACGAGCAAGCACGCGAAGCGCTCCAGCGCATTTTCGCCGGGGAACCCGAGGAAACGACTCTCGGCGCGTTCTGGCTGGCAAACCGCTGGAAACGAAACACCCCCGAAGAGCTCGCGGGCTACACCGACGTCATGCGCGAGGAGTCGGTCATCACCGCCGAACCGGACTGCGATCCCGTCGACTGCGGCGCGAACTACGACGGCAAGCACACCTCCGCCCTCCTCGGCGTCGGGGCCGGCGTCGTCGCCGCCGCTGCGGGCACCCCCGTCGTCGTTCACTCCGGCGACGGCGTCCCGACACAGAAAGAAACCGCCTACAAACACGTTCTCGACGAACTGGGCGTCCGAACCGATCTCGAGCCCGACGAAAGCGCCACAATGGTCGACGAGACCGGCTTCGGCTTCTACTACCAGCCGGCGTTCAACCCCGCCATCGACGCGCTCTTCGACCGACGCGACGAAATGGGCGTCCGAACGTTCATCAACACCATCGAAACCGTCGCGAACCCCGCCAACGCTGACGTCCACCTCGGCTCGTTCTACCACCTCGCGTTCGCAAAGAAGCTAACCAGCCTGATCCAGGAAAGCACCGAACTCGAGTACTCCCGCGCGATCTTCTTCCAAGGGATGGAAGGCTACGACGACATTCGCCCCGGCTACACGAAAGTCGCCGAATGGGATGAGCAGACGGACGGGCTCGAGGATTTCGAGATCGAAACCGCCGACTACGGCATGGAAATGGACAGCGACGATCTCGAGGTCGACGACGTCCGCGCTGACTCCGCGACGATCACCGAGGCGGTCCTTGCCGGCGACCGCGAGGGCCACTTTGCCGACGCAATCGCCCTCAACGCCGCGTTCCGAATCTATGCACGCGACGACGTGCCCGACCTCGAGACCGGCCTCGAGCAGGCCCGCAGCGTGATTGACGACGGCAGTGCTGCAGCGGTTCTCGAGGACCTGCGCGCGTTCTAG
- a CDS encoding helix-turn-helix transcriptional regulator: MGYEWGTQLFASSHRLALLRELRSNPADTKTLTDTLSISRVTVQRHLNHCTEHGWIRKVDGQYELTPVGERVCDATTTYLEELAVLEEHSAVIDCLASIDDSFDPLLLSDATVSVAEPNDPHEPIYHYRNAITGTTTDTIRGILPIFSELLIEVHRDLLDNGVETELIAPRPVLEAAPPPIEELPSPIFDVYMLEDTLEFGVTLTDERAFVGTYDAGTFVACIESTAPAFRDWADEIYERYRTQATRIQPAHSGNSE, encoded by the coding sequence ATGGGGTACGAGTGGGGCACACAGCTATTTGCCTCGTCACATCGCCTGGCGTTACTTCGAGAACTTCGCTCGAATCCCGCGGATACGAAGACGCTGACGGACACACTCTCAATTTCCCGTGTCACGGTTCAGCGCCACCTCAATCACTGCACGGAACACGGTTGGATTCGGAAAGTCGACGGCCAGTACGAACTCACACCGGTCGGCGAACGCGTCTGTGATGCCACGACGACGTATCTCGAGGAGTTGGCCGTCCTCGAGGAACACAGTGCGGTGATCGACTGTCTCGCCTCGATTGATGACTCGTTCGATCCGCTCTTACTGTCGGATGCGACGGTCTCAGTCGCCGAACCGAACGATCCACACGAGCCGATCTATCACTATCGGAACGCGATCACCGGGACGACGACCGACACCATCCGTGGTATCCTGCCGATCTTCAGCGAACTGCTCATCGAAGTCCACCGTGATCTGCTCGACAACGGCGTCGAAACGGAACTGATCGCACCACGGCCCGTTCTCGAGGCCGCCCCACCCCCAATCGAGGAGCTTCCCTCGCCGATATTCGACGTCTACATGCTCGAGGACACACTCGAGTTCGGGGTGACGCTGACGGATGAACGGGCGTTCGTCGGTACCTACGACGCCGGAACGTTCGTTGCGTGTATCGAAAGCACCGCGCCAGCGTTTCGCGACTGGGCTGACGAGATATACGAGCGCTATCGCACGCAAGCGACGCGCATTCAACCCGCACACAGCGGAAACTCTGAGTAG
- a CDS encoding M20 family metallopeptidase: protein MASTVAALTQELVAVPSHEDETAVGNHIEDWLRRETDSAITRDDAGNVIARAGAGENSLALVGHHDVVEPAPSQVAGPDEYVVDERDGRLHGRGTADMKGAVAAAMLAFRDAVETLPESAGDGELVFASFVGEEVGGVGARHAIDDGFAPEYAIVGEGSTGYSSPGVTDVAIAHKGRRGSTITAHGSAAHASEADAGENAIYRATDAVDHLRELEAPAVEVAGETLSGSVVVTEIEGGTAWNVVPDRCEITVDERTVPGERASLEAVDELEGFEWTVDQDLPPMECGDDGFADLVLEAADTAQTGSPELVTKPHATDAGWLSQAGTECVVCGPAEPGEAHTESESVSIAVLERCQETYRRALESWL, encoded by the coding sequence ATGGCATCCACGGTTGCTGCACTGACTCAGGAACTGGTCGCGGTCCCGAGCCACGAGGACGAAACCGCCGTTGGCAACCACATCGAAGACTGGCTGCGCCGTGAAACCGATAGTGCGATCACTCGAGACGATGCGGGAAACGTGATCGCTCGCGCGGGCGCTGGCGAGAACTCACTCGCACTGGTCGGTCATCACGACGTCGTCGAACCGGCTCCATCACAGGTCGCTGGTCCCGACGAATACGTCGTCGACGAACGCGATGGCCGTCTCCACGGCCGGGGAACGGCCGACATGAAAGGGGCCGTCGCGGCTGCCATGCTTGCGTTTCGAGACGCTGTCGAGACGCTTCCGGAGTCGGCCGGCGATGGTGAACTCGTCTTCGCGAGTTTCGTCGGCGAGGAAGTCGGCGGCGTCGGCGCACGCCACGCCATCGACGACGGCTTCGCGCCGGAGTACGCCATCGTCGGTGAAGGCTCGACCGGCTACTCGAGTCCCGGCGTGACCGATGTCGCCATCGCCCACAAGGGACGGCGCGGGAGTACGATCACCGCCCACGGCAGCGCAGCTCATGCGAGCGAAGCCGATGCCGGCGAGAACGCTATCTATCGCGCGACGGACGCTGTTGACCACCTCCGAGAACTCGAGGCACCCGCTGTCGAGGTCGCGGGCGAGACGCTGTCGGGGAGCGTCGTCGTCACCGAAATCGAGGGCGGCACGGCCTGGAACGTCGTCCCGGACCGCTGTGAGATCACCGTCGACGAGCGGACAGTTCCCGGCGAACGCGCCTCGCTCGAGGCGGTCGACGAACTCGAGGGCTTCGAGTGGACCGTCGACCAGGACCTGCCGCCGATGGAGTGCGGTGACGACGGGTTTGCCGACCTCGTGCTCGAGGCGGCCGACACTGCCCAGACCGGCTCGCCCGAACTCGTGACGAAACCCCACGCGACCGACGCTGGCTGGCTCTCACAGGCTGGAACCGAGTGCGTTGTCTGTGGCCCCGCTGAACCCGGCGAGGCCCACACCGAATCCGAAAGCGTGAGCATCGCGGTGCTCGAGCGCTGTCAGGAGACCTATCGGCGGGCGCTCGAGTCGTGGCTGTGA
- a CDS encoding ATP-binding protein, with product MSVLCTDPTVVVGIGDTTRSDALRESLLNGTATDYQLVESADAALELIREREDIGCLLTDTPLPETTAGDLCREAQAHDDRFPVVVYTETDSDSNESDTVRDALNAGVTGYYTTDDSLETVRRAVDEALEAYDRQRVAREESSAFETLLENGQTNIYVKDEQARYLRAAAGSDSSNQEKLGRTDLDIYTENNPEMARQTYEDDLQVIESGEAIRGREEWYGDGRTAHVVRTTKIPWTDDETTKGLVGITTDITELKRQEVELEILQEQFEKFSSNVRHELKNPLQVAIGNLQLARETGDEQAFDTTTEALERIEEIITDLESIAKDETKRPKQGPNSLADLARSVWEILYTGEATLEVELPDHVRTYTPEGTLRPVFENLFKNAITHGGSDITVRVGTLTDGFYVEDTGGGIPEDKRMAVLESGYTTAPTGSGTGLSIVADVCQQQNWDLTITESDEGGARFEFTNCPVATAPTAADRADITTATSSVALSDTGAVGTLEADASAEYDPKAGRWTVTADGSNIWRHWNDFYFVSTAIDPPVSIRGRVTGLENVDPFSKAGIMVRNNRDTDATYGYIGATPEFGTELLWRMHRGEHGISQQLREDSCSAWFRVDVLEGDVTCFVSQDGSEWTPVDQRPLEYTSPVDVGLVVCSVVPGTPCTATFEDVSIHRLEEESETHDSGE from the coding sequence ATGAGCGTCCTCTGTACTGACCCCACTGTTGTCGTCGGAATCGGTGATACAACCCGTTCTGACGCCCTTCGTGAGTCACTGCTCAACGGGACAGCCACCGACTACCAACTCGTCGAGTCAGCCGACGCTGCACTCGAGTTGATCCGCGAGCGTGAGGATATCGGCTGTCTCCTTACCGACACACCCCTGCCGGAGACGACTGCTGGCGATCTCTGTCGCGAGGCCCAGGCACACGATGACCGCTTTCCGGTCGTGGTCTACACCGAGACGGACAGCGATAGCAACGAGTCGGACACGGTTCGAGACGCCCTCAACGCGGGTGTAACGGGGTACTATACGACTGACGACTCACTCGAGACCGTTCGACGGGCCGTCGATGAGGCACTCGAGGCCTACGACCGACAGCGAGTCGCCCGTGAAGAGAGTTCGGCGTTCGAAACGTTACTCGAGAACGGCCAGACGAATATCTACGTCAAGGACGAGCAGGCGCGGTATCTCCGGGCAGCGGCTGGATCTGACTCGAGCAATCAGGAGAAACTCGGCCGAACAGATCTCGATATCTACACGGAGAACAACCCCGAAATGGCACGGCAGACGTACGAAGACGATCTGCAGGTCATCGAGTCGGGCGAAGCGATTCGCGGGCGCGAAGAGTGGTACGGCGACGGGCGCACGGCACACGTCGTCCGAACGACGAAGATTCCGTGGACCGACGACGAGACGACAAAAGGACTGGTTGGTATCACCACCGATATAACCGAGTTGAAACGCCAGGAGGTCGAACTCGAGATTCTCCAAGAGCAATTCGAGAAGTTCTCCTCGAACGTTCGTCACGAACTCAAAAACCCACTGCAGGTCGCGATTGGAAACCTGCAACTCGCACGGGAAACCGGCGACGAGCAGGCGTTCGACACGACGACCGAAGCACTCGAGCGGATTGAAGAAATAATTACGGACCTCGAGTCAATCGCCAAAGACGAGACGAAGCGCCCGAAACAGGGGCCAAACTCGCTCGCCGACCTTGCGAGGTCCGTCTGGGAGATTCTATACACAGGTGAGGCGACGCTCGAGGTCGAACTTCCCGACCACGTCCGGACGTACACGCCCGAGGGGACGCTGCGACCGGTCTTCGAGAATCTGTTCAAAAACGCCATCACACACGGTGGGTCGGATATCACGGTTCGTGTAGGGACGCTCACTGACGGTTTCTACGTCGAAGATACGGGCGGTGGAATCCCGGAAGACAAACGAATGGCAGTGCTCGAGAGCGGCTATACGACGGCCCCAACTGGCAGCGGAACGGGACTTAGCATTGTCGCCGACGTCTGCCAACAGCAAAACTGGGACCTCACGATCACCGAGAGCGACGAGGGCGGTGCCCGATTCGAGTTTACGAACTGTCCGGTTGCCACAGCACCGACAGCAGCCGACCGCGCCGATATTACGACCGCGACTTCGTCGGTCGCACTCAGCGACACGGGTGCGGTCGGCACGCTCGAGGCAGATGCGAGCGCCGAGTATGACCCGAAGGCCGGGCGCTGGACGGTCACAGCAGATGGGTCAAACATCTGGCGTCACTGGAATGATTTCTACTTCGTCTCGACTGCCATTGATCCACCCGTCAGTATCCGGGGCCGTGTCACTGGACTCGAGAACGTCGATCCGTTCAGCAAGGCTGGTATTATGGTTCGAAATAACCGGGATACCGACGCGACCTACGGTTACATCGGGGCCACACCCGAGTTCGGAACGGAACTGCTCTGGCGGATGCACCGCGGTGAGCACGGAATCAGCCAGCAGTTACGCGAGGACTCCTGTTCGGCCTGGTTTCGCGTAGACGTACTCGAGGGCGACGTGACCTGTTTCGTCTCACAGGACGGGAGCGAGTGGACGCCGGTCGATCAGCGGCCACTCGAGTACACGTCGCCGGTCGACGTCGGCCTCGTCGTCTGTAGTGTCGTCCCTGGCACGCCGTGTACGGCGACGTTCGAAGACGTCTCGATCCATCGACTCGAGGAAGAAAGCGAGACTCATGACTCAGGGGAGTAA
- a CDS encoding carboxypeptidase M32, whose product MASEQAHSDERADTYDEFESRVERISNIGNAAGILRWDQEVVMPEAGTPARAQQLSTLSSLSHELLTADETSDLLEALESDDLSDEQAAVVREIRRQYDRETSVPGELVENISETTTNAHPKWMEAKENNDFETFAPVLEELVELKREYANHIDPDADPYAVLFADYEPYIDLETAEKVLERLRDELVPLIDEIQASDTDLTTDAFAGTFDDDDQEALARDVLDSLGYDWDRGRLDTAPHPFSSGTQFDARVTTRFEEDDLLGSITSTIHEFGHANYTIGLPDEGYGTPLGEARDLSVHESQSRLWENHVGRSRPFWEHFLPIARERFAELEDVSPEAAYESANQVYDDNLIRVEADELTYHLHIVIRFEIERDLISGDLAVEDVPEVWNDKYEEYLGVRPETDAEGCLQDIHWSHGSFGYFPTYSLGSVLAAQLYAAAEEDLGEFDDQIREGEFDELNGWLRENIHQHGKQFTTPDLIERATGEGFTADYFLEYVESKYGELYDL is encoded by the coding sequence ATGGCATCCGAGCAGGCCCACAGCGACGAGCGGGCCGATACCTACGACGAGTTCGAATCGCGCGTCGAACGTATTTCTAACATCGGCAACGCGGCCGGTATCCTGCGTTGGGACCAGGAAGTCGTCATGCCCGAAGCAGGGACGCCCGCCCGCGCACAGCAACTGTCGACGCTGTCCTCGCTCAGCCACGAACTGCTGACCGCCGACGAAACTAGCGACCTACTCGAGGCACTCGAGTCCGACGATCTCTCCGACGAGCAGGCTGCGGTCGTCCGTGAGATCCGTCGCCAGTACGACCGCGAGACGAGCGTTCCCGGCGAACTCGTCGAGAACATCTCGGAGACGACGACGAACGCCCATCCGAAGTGGATGGAAGCCAAGGAGAACAACGACTTCGAGACCTTCGCGCCCGTGCTCGAGGAACTGGTCGAACTCAAACGCGAGTACGCGAATCACATCGATCCCGACGCCGATCCCTACGCGGTGCTATTTGCAGACTACGAACCCTACATCGACCTCGAGACCGCGGAGAAAGTGCTCGAGCGCCTGCGTGACGAACTCGTCCCGCTCATTGACGAGATTCAAGCGAGCGACACCGACTTGACCACGGACGCGTTCGCAGGGACGTTCGACGACGACGATCAGGAAGCGCTCGCCCGCGACGTGCTCGATTCGCTGGGCTACGACTGGGATCGGGGCCGCCTCGACACCGCACCGCATCCGTTCTCTTCGGGGACACAGTTCGATGCCCGCGTGACGACCCGTTTCGAGGAGGACGATCTGCTCGGCTCGATCACGTCGACGATCCACGAGTTCGGCCACGCCAACTACACCATCGGTCTTCCGGACGAGGGCTACGGCACGCCACTGGGCGAGGCGCGCGACCTTTCAGTCCACGAATCCCAGTCGCGTCTCTGGGAGAACCACGTCGGCCGTTCGCGGCCGTTCTGGGAACACTTCCTCCCCATTGCCCGCGAGCGATTCGCCGAACTCGAGGACGTCTCTCCCGAAGCAGCCTATGAGTCTGCAAATCAGGTGTACGACGACAACCTGATCCGCGTCGAGGCGGACGAACTCACCTATCACCTCCACATCGTCATCCGCTTCGAGATCGAGCGCGACCTCATCTCGGGCGACCTCGCCGTCGAAGACGTGCCCGAGGTCTGGAACGACAAGTACGAGGAGTATCTGGGCGTCCGGCCCGAGACCGACGCCGAGGGCTGTCTGCAGGACATTCATTGGTCCCACGGCTCCTTTGGCTATTTCCCAACCTACTCGCTTGGGTCGGTGCTCGCCGCGCAACTCTACGCCGCTGCCGAGGAGGACCTTGGGGAGTTCGACGACCAGATTCGCGAAGGCGAGTTCGACGAACTCAACGGTTGGCTCCGCGAGAACATCCACCAGCACGGCAAACAGTTCACCACGCCCGACCTGATCGAACGCGCAACCGGCGAGGGCTTTACAGCAGATTACTTCCTCGAGTACGTCGAGTCGAAGTACGGCGAACTGTACGACCTGTAG
- a CDS encoding PINc/VapC family ATPase: MNVVPDTSVVIDGRVSATIDDGQFEGAMISVPEAVVAELEAQANDGIESGWDGLEELQRLADLADEGTIDLEYIGERPNAIERGHASEGEIDALIRDLAEDLEATFLTSDIVQAEVAQAKGLDVEHIAPEIREVDVGTLAVENYFDDQTMSVHLRTDAVPKAKRGELGEMRYEPIADEPLEESTMDEYAREVTDAAKESSDGFLELSQPGMKIVQFRDYRIAVGRPPFSDGIEITAVRPIAQTDIDDYDNADELKDRLLEHQRGVLISGAPGAGKSTFAQAVARYISDHDFSVKTMEKPRDLQVGPEITQYTELGGEMANTADALLMVRPDYTIYDEVRKTDDFEVFADMRLAGVGMIGVVHATRAIDALQRLVGRVELGMIPQVVDTVVYIEAGEVHTVYDVKTTVKVPAGLTEEDLARPVIQITNFDTGEPEYEIYTFNRQVVTVPLTDEEGGPGNESGVDRIAKQEIEREIRSIAQGYVDVELKSQDKAIVYVEENDISSVIGKGGGRITDVENRLGINIDVRTHDENPNYGAGAGSASANGSGGSGGGQTAGQMVTPEVTSRHIVIPVDGNHGETVEVQAGGDYLFTATVSRGGEIQVSRGSAIAEELEQSIDRKEPVTVVPS, from the coding sequence ATGAACGTCGTGCCGGATACGAGCGTGGTTATCGACGGCCGCGTCTCAGCGACGATAGATGACGGGCAGTTCGAGGGAGCGATGATTTCGGTGCCGGAAGCCGTCGTCGCAGAACTCGAAGCGCAGGCCAACGACGGCATCGAGAGCGGCTGGGATGGCCTGGAAGAACTCCAGCGCCTCGCCGACCTCGCCGATGAGGGCACCATCGACCTCGAGTACATCGGGGAGCGGCCAAACGCCATCGAGCGTGGCCACGCCTCCGAAGGCGAGATTGATGCCCTGATCCGTGACCTCGCAGAGGACCTCGAGGCAACGTTCCTGACGAGCGATATCGTCCAGGCTGAAGTCGCCCAGGCGAAAGGCCTCGATGTCGAACACATTGCACCCGAGATTCGAGAGGTCGATGTCGGAACACTCGCCGTCGAGAACTACTTCGACGACCAAACGATGAGCGTCCACCTCCGCACGGACGCGGTGCCAAAAGCCAAGCGGGGCGAACTCGGCGAGATGCGCTACGAGCCGATTGCCGACGAGCCACTCGAGGAGTCGACAATGGACGAGTACGCCCGAGAGGTCACCGACGCCGCCAAGGAATCGTCCGATGGCTTTCTCGAACTCTCACAGCCGGGCATGAAAATCGTCCAGTTCCGTGATTACCGGATTGCCGTCGGTCGGCCACCCTTCTCGGATGGCATCGAGATCACCGCCGTCCGACCAATCGCGCAGACGGATATCGACGACTACGATAACGCCGACGAGTTAAAAGACCGACTGCTCGAGCACCAGCGGGGCGTCCTCATCTCGGGTGCGCCGGGTGCCGGGAAGTCGACGTTTGCACAGGCAGTTGCGCGCTACATTTCGGATCACGACTTCTCCGTGAAGACGATGGAGAAGCCACGGGACCTGCAGGTCGGCCCCGAAATTACGCAGTACACCGAACTGGGCGGGGAGATGGCAAACACCGCAGACGCCCTCCTGATGGTTCGGCCGGATTACACCATCTACGACGAGGTCCGCAAAACGGACGACTTCGAGGTCTTTGCCGATATGCGACTCGCGGGCGTCGGCATGATCGGCGTCGTTCACGCGACCAGAGCAATCGACGCTCTCCAGCGTCTCGTCGGCCGTGTCGAACTCGGGATGATCCCGCAGGTCGTCGACACCGTCGTCTACATCGAAGCCGGTGAAGTCCACACCGTCTACGACGTCAAGACGACGGTCAAAGTGCCCGCTGGACTCACCGAAGAAGACCTCGCGCGACCAGTTATTCAGATCACCAACTTCGATACCGGCGAGCCGGAGTACGAGATCTACACCTTCAACCGCCAGGTCGTCACCGTCCCGCTCACGGACGAGGAGGGCGGCCCCGGCAACGAGTCCGGCGTCGACCGCATCGCCAAACAGGAGATCGAACGTGAGATTCGGTCAATCGCCCAAGGCTACGTCGATGTCGAACTCAAAAGCCAGGACAAGGCCATCGTCTACGTCGAAGAAAATGACATCTCGAGTGTCATCGGCAAAGGTGGCGGTCGCATCACGGACGTCGAAAACCGCCTCGGGATCAATATCGACGTCCGAACACACGACGAGAATCCCAACTACGGAGCGGGTGCCGGGAGTGCAAGCGCCAACGGCAGCGGCGGGAGCGGTGGCGGACAGACCGCCGGCCAGATGGTTACTCCTGAGGTCACCTCAAGACACATCGTCATCCCGGTTGATGGCAACCACGGCGAGACCGTCGAGGTCCAAGCCGGCGGCGACTACCTCTTTACGGCGACGGTGAGTCGCGGGGGCGAAATTCAGGTGTCTCGAGGGAGTGCAATTGCCGAAGAGTTAGAGCAGTCAATCGACCGGAAAGAGCCGGTAACGGTCGTTCCCTCGTAA
- the map gene encoding type II methionyl aminopeptidase: MAESDEDVDLESEQYEKHREAGEILAQVREETADRVEVGASHLEIAEYAEDRIRELGGKPAFPVNISIDEEAAHATPSIDDDSTFGEEMVNLDIGVHVDGWLADTAITVDLSGNPELAEASEQALEAALDVIEPGVNTGDIGAEIEDVINGYGYNPVVNLTGHGLGHWEQHTGPNIPNRAVSQGATLEVGDVVAIEPFATDGGGKVTEGASEEIFALEHEGSVRNRQARDALDQISAEFRTLPFATRWLETDRPEMALRRLKRNSIVHGYPVLKEDDGHLVSQKEHTIIITPDGCEVTTKSR; the protein is encoded by the coding sequence ATGGCTGAATCCGACGAGGACGTCGATCTCGAGTCCGAGCAGTACGAAAAGCACCGCGAAGCAGGCGAGATTCTCGCCCAGGTTCGTGAGGAAACCGCAGATCGGGTCGAGGTCGGTGCGAGCCACCTCGAGATCGCAGAGTACGCCGAAGACCGGATTCGAGAACTCGGTGGAAAACCCGCGTTCCCGGTCAATATCTCGATTGATGAGGAGGCTGCCCACGCAACGCCATCAATCGACGACGACTCGACGTTTGGCGAGGAAATGGTCAACTTGGATATCGGCGTTCACGTCGACGGGTGGCTCGCCGATACGGCGATCACCGTCGACCTCTCGGGGAATCCGGAACTCGCAGAAGCCTCTGAGCAGGCCCTCGAGGCAGCACTTGACGTGATCGAACCCGGTGTCAACACCGGCGATATCGGTGCTGAAATCGAGGACGTGATCAACGGCTACGGCTACAACCCCGTCGTGAATCTCACCGGCCACGGGTTGGGTCACTGGGAACAGCACACGGGTCCAAACATTCCGAACCGGGCCGTCTCCCAGGGAGCGACGCTCGAGGTCGGCGACGTCGTCGCAATCGAGCCGTTCGCGACGGATGGCGGTGGCAAAGTCACGGAAGGTGCGAGCGAGGAGATCTTCGCACTCGAACACGAGGGCTCTGTCCGAAATCGACAGGCACGCGATGCCTTGGACCAGATCTCAGCGGAGTTCCGAACGCTTCCGTTTGCAACGCGCTGGCTCGAGACGGACCGCCCGGAGATGGCGCTGCGCCGACTCAAGCGGAACAGCATCGTCCACGGCTACCCGGTGCTCAAAGAAGACGATGGACACCTCGTCAGCCAGAAAGAGCATACGATCATTATCACTCCAGATGGCTGTGAGGTAACGACGAAGTCACGATAA
- a CDS encoding isoaspartyl peptidase/L-asparaginase, whose protein sequence is MQVLVHGGAGSAPDDPDPRQAVLERAAETGSNETDPVDAVEQAVRVLESSPRFNAGVGSAVQSDGEIRTDAGLMTDDRAVGAACSMPGVEHAVSVARVVMEETPHGFVSGEQAVSLADVFDIETGVDLWSERTREKWADLEAPTGGTKAELEWIKQRYGASDPGGRDRSGEQSGDAPDRDPQDHDTVGAVAFDGERLAAATSTGGRWLALAGRVGDVPQVGAGFYCSPAAAVSATGAGEDIARVTLSRRVARHVECGLGADTAASLAIEEFAELTGSTAGVIVLDAHGTLGSAYNSDAMQTASRTR, encoded by the coding sequence ATGCAGGTACTCGTCCACGGCGGTGCCGGCAGCGCCCCCGATGACCCCGACCCGAGACAGGCAGTCCTCGAGCGTGCAGCCGAGACGGGTTCGAACGAGACGGACCCGGTCGATGCAGTCGAGCAGGCAGTCCGCGTCCTCGAGTCCTCGCCGCGGTTCAACGCGGGCGTCGGCAGCGCCGTCCAGAGCGACGGCGAAATCAGGACTGATGCGGGGCTGATGACCGACGACCGGGCGGTCGGCGCAGCGTGTTCGATGCCCGGCGTCGAGCACGCGGTCAGCGTCGCTCGCGTCGTGATGGAGGAGACGCCACACGGCTTCGTTTCGGGCGAACAGGCCGTCTCGCTGGCCGATGTGTTCGATATCGAGACCGGCGTCGACCTCTGGTCGGAACGGACGCGTGAGAAGTGGGCCGACCTCGAGGCTCCAACTGGTGGCACAAAGGCCGAACTCGAGTGGATCAAACAGCGGTACGGAGCGTCGGATCCGGGTGGCAGAGATCGAAGTGGCGAGCAGTCTGGCGACGCGCCAGATCGGGATCCACAGGATCACGACACCGTCGGCGCGGTCGCGTTCGACGGCGAGCGGCTCGCTGCGGCGACCTCGACGGGCGGGCGCTGGCTCGCGCTTGCCGGTCGCGTCGGCGACGTGCCACAGGTCGGGGCTGGCTTTTACTGCTCGCCCGCCGCTGCAGTGAGCGCGACCGGTGCTGGCGAAGACATCGCCCGTGTCACCCTCTCGAGACGCGTCGCGCGTCACGTTGAGTGCGGTCTCGGGGCGGATACGGCTGCGTCGCTCGCGATTGAAGAGTTCGCAGAACTCACTGGCTCGACGGCCGGCGTGATCGTACTTGATGCTCATGGGACGCTCGGCTCAGCGTACAATAGTGACGCAATGCAGACGGCGTCACGAACGAGGTAA